Sequence from the Pseudomonas sp. 7SR1 genome:
AGGCGCGTCACGTCGCGCAACTCCCCGCCGGCTTCGAAGCGCCGTATGGCCGGAACTGAAACACCGGACTGGCGGGACAATTCCTCGACACTCCAGCCCAGCATGGCTCGGGCCTGGGCACTGTGGGCGGGGGTGAACTGGTAGACAGCGATGCGTTCCAGGGTGGTTTTGATTGCGAGAGAGGCCATGGGGGTTCTCCAAAGC
This genomic interval carries:
- a CDS encoding helix-turn-helix domain-containing protein, translating into MASLAIKTTLERIAVYQFTPAHSAQARAMLGWSVEELSRQSGVSVPAIRRFEAGGELRDVTRLALAFRLEAEGLVFFPGFAPGRGMNIKGATPDPMERADYAMIE